CTGCTCTGGCTGGTCATGGCGCTGCTCGGTCCGCCGGGGCGGGCGCACGCGCACGTGCACGCCCCCCTGGACGCCCCCCTGGACGCCCCCCTGGAGGCACAGGGGTCGCGGGCCCGGAGCGGCAGCGGGCTGCTCGTGCGGCCGCTGCCCACCGGCGGCACGCTCGCCGACGTGCTGCGGCGCTTCGATCCGCCGCCGGTGCGGTGGGCCGCCGGGCACCGCGGGGTGGATCTGGCCGCGCCGGTGGGCGCGGCGGTGCGCTCGGTCCGGGCCGGGGTGGTCTCCTACGTCGGCGAGATCGCCGGAAAGCCGGTGGTCGCGGTGGAGCTCACCGGGTCGGGTGCACCCCCGCTGCGGACGACGTTCGAGCCGGTGGAGCCGAAGGTCGCGGTCGGCGAGGCCGTGGGAGCCGGCCAGGTGCTCGGGACGATCGCCGCGCGGGGCGGACACTGCCCGGTGAGCTGCCTGCACTGGGGGCTGCTCAGGGGCCGCCACTATCTGGACCCGCTGGCGCTGGTCGCTCCGGGTCAGGCGCGGCTGCTGCCGCTGACGCCGTCGAGCACCAGGGCGACGGTCGCGTCGATGATCACCTCGTCGCTCTCGACGGCGCCGCCGAGCTCCAGTCGCTTGGCGGCAGCCTCGACGGCCCCCTGGAGCAGCACGGCGGCGAGCGCCGGCTGCGGGTGCCCGAGTTCGGCCAGCGCGTCGACGATGGGCCCGACGAGCTGCCCGTGCGCGGCCCGGATCCGGGCCCGTGCGGCGTCGTCCAGTTCCATCGCCGAGATCGCGGCGACGGCGCGGTGGCGCGGATCGCCCGCCAGGGCGAGCTGCGCCCTGACATAGGCCTCGACGCGCGCCGCGGGGGTCGGCTCGGCGGCGACGGCGTCGGCCACCTCGGCGGCCCAGGCGGGGAAGTCGACGGCGCAGAGCTCCTCGACGACGGCGGCCCGGGACTTGAAGTACTCGTAGACCGAGGAACGGGCCAGGCCGGTACGGGCGGCCAGGCGGGGGAAGGTCAGCGCCTCCATGCCTCCGGCGGCGAGCAGTTCCCGCGCGGCGGCGAGAAGGGCGTCGCGCTGGAGCCGACGGTGTTCGACGAGAGTGGCAGCTCGGATCTTCGGCACCCCACCAGGTTAGCGTCGGGCCCTCGGCGTCCGTGGGGAGACCGACCCGCGGTCGACGGTGCCGCGAGCGGGCGCGGCCGGCCCGCACGAGCATGCCTGGACGCGCGCTCGGTGTGTCCCAGGATGTCTCAACGCGCGTCGGAGAGCTTGGCCCGCAGTTGGAGAACGGCCTTGGTGTGGATCTGACTGATCCTGCTCTCCGTCACACCGAGCACCCCGCCGATCTCGGCCAGCGTCAGTCCCTCGTAGTAGTACAGGCTGACCACCGTCTTCTCCCTGTCGGGAAGGGTGTTGATCGCGCGCGCCAGCAGCCGGCGCACCTCACGGCTCTCGGCGACCTCCTCGGGATCGTCCGCGGCCTGGTCCGCCAGGGTGTCGACGAGGCTGCCGCGGTGCTCCCCGCTCTCACCGGAGCCGTGCAGCAGTTCGTCGAGGGCGACGACGTTGGCGAGGGAGAGCTGACTGAAGATGCCGTGCAGCTCCTCGATCTGGATGCCCATCTCCGCCGCGACCTCCGAGTCGCCCGGTGTGCGGCGCAGGCTGACCTCCAGCGTCGCGTAGGCGCGCTCCACGGCGCGCGCCTTCTGCCGGATGGAGCGGGGGATCCAGTCCAGTGCACGCAGTTCGTCGATGATCGCGCCACGGATCCGGCTGATGGCGTAGGTCTCGAACTTGATCGCCCGGTCCGGGTCGAACTTCTCGATCGCGTCGATCAGTCCGAACACGCCCGACGAGACGAAGTCGGCCTGTTCGACGTTGGCGGGCAGCCCGACGCCGACGCGGCCGGCCACGTACTTCACCAGCGGCGAGTAGTGCAGGATCAGTTGCTCCCGCAGCCGCGGATCCCCGGTCTGCTTGTAGGCGCGCCACAGCTCGTCCACCGTGCGCACCCGCGCGCTGCGGGGGCCGGGGATGCTGCGGGGCTCCCCCGCA
This genomic interval from Streptacidiphilus rugosus AM-16 contains the following:
- a CDS encoding TetR/AcrR family transcriptional regulator, with amino-acid sequence MPKIRAATLVEHRRLQRDALLAAARELLAAGGMEALTFPRLAARTGLARSSVYEYFKSRAAVVEELCAVDFPAWAAEVADAVAAEPTPAARVEAYVRAQLALAGDPRHRAVAAISAMELDDAARARIRAAHGQLVGPIVDALAELGHPQPALAAVLLQGAVEAAAKRLELGGAVESDEVIIDATVALVLDGVSGSSRA
- the whiG gene encoding RNA polymerase sigma factor WhiG; the encoded protein is MPRYASSPAGEPRSIPGPRSARVRTVDELWRAYKQTGDPRLREQLILHYSPLVKYVAGRVGVGLPANVEQADFVSSGVFGLIDAIEKFDPDRAIKFETYAISRIRGAIIDELRALDWIPRSIRQKARAVERAYATLEVSLRRTPGDSEVAAEMGIQIEELHGIFSQLSLANVVALDELLHGSGESGEHRGSLVDTLADQAADDPEEVAESREVRRLLARAINTLPDREKTVVSLYYYEGLTLAEIGGVLGVTESRISQIHTKAVLQLRAKLSDAR